The Haloarcula rubripromontorii region TCGTCAACGTCGCCCTCACGCGTCATTGCTACCGAAAAGGTGGGTCGGTAATAAAACGTCTTCGCCTGATTCTCAGTTAGTTGTCTTTGTCGACTTCCGACGTTCGCGTCGTGTCGTCGGGACCGCCGGCCACGTCAGTCGTGCCCGAGTCGTTGTCTATCTCGGCGTCCATCTCCTCGATAACGTCGTCAGCGCTGTCGACGCCGGAGTCTTCGCCGTGTTTTATCTTCTGGGCTTCCTCTTCCATCGCTTCGACGTCGACCTGTGCTTCCTCGTCGATCTGGCCGAGGATTTCCTCGATATCGTCCAGACCAAGCATCTCGCGGGTCTCGTCGTCGAAGTCAAGCGCTTCCAGCGAGTGACCGTTCTCCTTCACGTCCGAGCCCTGGAGGTGCTTGCCGTAGCGGCCCACCAGCGAGGTAAGCTCCTGCGGGAGGATGAACTTCGTCGACTCGCCCTGACCGATTTCGGCCAGCGTCTCCATCCCCTTGTCGATGACGGCGCGCTCGCCCATCGACTCGGCGGATTTTGCACGCAGGACGGTCGAGATGGCGTCACCCTGTGCTTCGAGGATCTGGCTCTGTTTCTCACCCTGGGCGCGGATGATGTTCGACTGCTTGTCACCTTCCGCCGTCTCGATGGCGGAGCGCCGTTCACCCTGGGCTTCCAGGATCATGGCACGGCGTTTCCGCTCGGCGGAGGTCTGTTGCTCCATCGCCTGCTGGACGTCCTTGGACGGGTTGACCTCGCGGACCTCGACGCTCTCGACGCGGACGCCCCACTCGTCGGTGGGCTCGTCCAGTTCCTTGCGGATGCGGGCGTTGATTTCGCCGCGCTTGTTGAGCGTGTCGTCCAGTTCCATGTCGCCCAGCACGGCGCGGAGGGTGGTCTGGGCGAGGTTCGAGACGGCGCGCTCGTAGTTGTCGACTTCGAGGAACGCCTTCTTCGGGTCCATCACCTTGATGTAGACGACGGCGTCGGCGGTCACCGGCGAGTTGTCGCGGGTGATCGCTTCCTGCCGCGGCACGTCAAGCGTCTGGGTACGCATATCGAACCGCGTCACGTCGGAGACGAAGGGATAGATGAAGTGAATCCCCTGGTCGAGGACGCCGCGATAGGTACCAAGGACCGTGTAGGCACCTTTCTGGTACGGGCGGATGATCACGACGCTGGAGTACACCAGCGCGATGGCAATCAGGAGGAAGATTACGGTAACGAAACCGACGAGTCCTCCCAGACCTTGCAGCGGTGCTGTCGCGGGGAACATGACAATCAGAACTCCGGAGCGCGCAATGAAAAGGCTTCGGTGTCCCTGTCACAAACTACCGAATTGCACACCTACGCCCGCTCGGACTCTCGCTCCGGCTCGGCGTCCGCATCGCTCCGGTTTCGGTCACGTTCGAGCGCGCGGTCGATTTCGTCGCTCGCCGACTCCACCGCTTCGACTTCCAGAACGTTCCCGCCGCCGGGGTCGATGACGATTACTTCCGTCCCCTCTTCGATAGGGTCGCCGGAACTGCGAGCCTGATAATAGGGATTGAAACCGCCGTCTTCCAGTTTGACCTCACCGTCGCTTCGGGTTACGCGCTCGGTAACCGTTCCGAACTGGCCCGTAAGCGAGTCAGAGCTGAGCGTCTGGCCACGGCCCGGTGCGGCGAAGTCGAGCTTTCGATACCCCCAGAGCGTGACCGCTGTCGTTGCAAGGACGACGACGGTAAGGATGAG contains the following coding sequences:
- a CDS encoding SPFH domain-containing protein, encoding MFPATAPLQGLGGLVGFVTVIFLLIAIALVYSSVVIIRPYQKGAYTVLGTYRGVLDQGIHFIYPFVSDVTRFDMRTQTLDVPRQEAITRDNSPVTADAVVYIKVMDPKKAFLEVDNYERAVSNLAQTTLRAVLGDMELDDTLNKRGEINARIRKELDEPTDEWGVRVESVEVREVNPSKDVQQAMEQQTSAERKRRAMILEAQGERRSAIETAEGDKQSNIIRAQGEKQSQILEAQGDAISTVLRAKSAESMGERAVIDKGMETLAEIGQGESTKFILPQELTSLVGRYGKHLQGSDVKENGHSLEALDFDDETREMLGLDDIEEILGQIDEEAQVDVEAMEEEAQKIKHGEDSGVDSADDVIEEMDAEIDNDSGTTDVAGGPDDTTRTSEVDKDN
- a CDS encoding NfeD family protein — encoded protein: MVNPLATVAPLQAEPLLGMSLSILLFLAGAGLIVGEALAPGTHFFVLGVALLTAGLVGLFIPASLGILAPLILTVVVLATTAVTLWGYRKLDFAAPGRGQTLSSDSLTGQFGTVTERVTRSDGEVKLEDGGFNPYYQARSSGDPIEEGTEVIVIDPGGGNVLEVEAVESASDEIDRALERDRNRSDADAEPERESERA